A DNA window from Candidatus Bathyarchaeota archaeon contains the following coding sequences:
- a CDS encoding 50S ribosomal protein L2: MGKRIRVQRRGRGGQNFRASTHKRVAPAKYPAIAPKEAFVTSVKGTIDSMVHDPGRGSPLILVNFENGLSFYTVAVEGVFTGQQVQYGGNATSEIGNIVSLGKVPEGTLVCNLELRPGDGGKMARSSGAYATVVGHTPQGTMIRLPSGRNRYINDYCMATIGVISASGRIDKPFLKAGEKFHMMKAKGHKYPRTSGRKMVPAVHPYGSSKRSARRTTTTSHGAPPGQKVGLIAARGPGQKKKRAIR, translated from the coding sequence ACTTCCGCGCTTCAACTCATAAGCGTGTAGCCCCAGCAAAGTACCCCGCTATTGCTCCTAAAGAAGCATTTGTAACTTCAGTTAAAGGCACAATTGACTCTATGGTTCATGATCCAGGAAGAGGTTCACCACTTATTTTGGTAAACTTTGAAAATGGATTATCATTTTACACTGTGGCTGTTGAAGGCGTTTTTACAGGACAGCAAGTCCAATATGGTGGAAACGCAACTTCAGAAATAGGCAACATTGTCTCCTTGGGAAAAGTCCCTGAAGGAACCTTGGTCTGCAACCTTGAACTGCGACCCGGTGACGGAGGCAAAATGGCACGTTCCTCAGGCGCGTACGCTACAGTTGTCGGTCACACCCCACAGGGAACCATGATACGGCTTCCTTCTGGAAGAAACCGATACATTAATGATTATTGCATGGCAACCATCGGCGTAATTTCTGCTTCAGGCAGAATTGACAAGCCGTTCCTTAAAGCAGGCGAAAAATTCCACATGATGAAAGCCAAAGGTCACAAGTACCCAAGAACCAGCGGTCGCAAAATGGTTCCAGCTGTTCACCCCTATGGTAGCAGCAAACGCAGTGCAAGACGTACAACAACAACTTCACATGGTGCACCACCAGGACAGAAAGTCGGTTTAATCGCAGCCCGTGGACCAGGACAGAAAAAGAAACGTGCAATAAGATAA
- a CDS encoding 30S ribosomal protein S27e, whose product MSDWNKLIPKPSSNFLRVKCPKCGNEQLIFSNAVNKVTCNVCGEMLASPTGGKTKINGDVQAVYE is encoded by the coding sequence ATGTCAGACTGGAATAAACTCATTCCCAAACCAAGCAGCAACTTCCTGCGGGTAAAATGCCCAAAATGTGGCAATGAACAGTTAATCTTCAGTAACGCAGTGAACAAAGTAACCTGCAATGTTTGCGGTGAAATGCTTGCATCACCAACAGGCGGAAAAACCAAAATTAACGGTGACGTTCAAGCAGTTTATGAGTAA
- a CDS encoding PAC2 family protein, producing MKETYIKEFTPIEANNPVLIEGLPGLGLVGKIAIRYLIKQLKAKKIAYLYSPHFPYFVLVNKKGNVRLLRGTFYFWKNPAGGNDLLFFTGDSQSQTIEGQYEIADQMLEFSQKYNVKTIATIGGYRMEPKEKPGVYIAATSQEVLDKAIAAGAVVSSSGSPIVGTAGLILGLARLKKMEALCLLGETRGYLPDPLAAKSVLEILKSTFGFELDLSGLNEEISRAQVMVTRLQQIEEKRALQEEETRKQEDKKTTYIS from the coding sequence ATGAAAGAAACATACATTAAAGAATTCACCCCAATTGAAGCAAACAATCCCGTCCTAATTGAAGGGCTCCCCGGACTTGGACTTGTAGGAAAAATCGCCATCCGCTACCTAATCAAACAATTAAAAGCCAAAAAAATCGCGTACCTGTACTCACCACATTTCCCATACTTTGTTCTTGTAAACAAAAAGGGCAATGTTAGGCTTTTACGTGGAACATTTTACTTCTGGAAAAACCCTGCAGGAGGAAATGACCTGCTCTTCTTTACTGGCGATAGTCAATCCCAAACAATTGAGGGACAATACGAAATCGCAGACCAAATGCTAGAGTTCTCCCAAAAATACAACGTTAAAACCATCGCAACAATCGGCGGTTACCGCATGGAACCCAAAGAAAAACCCGGGGTCTACATTGCAGCAACAAGCCAAGAAGTTCTCGATAAAGCAATAGCTGCGGGCGCGGTTGTTAGCAGTTCAGGTAGCCCAATTGTGGGCACGGCAGGATTAATCCTTGGGTTGGCACGCCTCAAAAAGATGGAAGCCCTCTGTCTTCTAGGTGAAACGCGCGGTTACCTTCCAGACCCGTTAGCGGCAAAGAGTGTTTTGGAAATTTTGAAGTCAACCTTTGGTTTTGAGCTTGACCTGTCAGGGTTAAATGAGGAAATTTCTCGGGCTCAAGTCATGGTTACTCGTCTTCAACAAATTGAAGAGAAACGTGCCTTGCAGGAAGAGGAAACTCGCAAGCAAGAGGACAAGAAAACCACCTACATCTCGTAG
- a CDS encoding RNA-protein complex protein Nop10, whose amino-acid sequence MVWQLRKCANCDHYTLNKTSCPYCGGPVRIPHPPKFSPDDKYLKYRMAMKRSGSQ is encoded by the coding sequence TTGGTTTGGCAACTTCGAAAATGTGCAAACTGCGACCACTACACTCTAAACAAAACGTCCTGTCCCTACTGCGGCGGACCTGTTCGTATTCCTCATCCACCCAAGTTTTCGCCTGATGATAAATATTTAAAGTATCGAATGGCTATGAAAAGGAGCGGTTCCCAATGA
- a CDS encoding 30S ribosomal protein S19 — protein MPKEFSYRGHSLESLAGMSMDEFINLLPSRQRRSLQRGLTPEQRILLEKLRKVKEAQQNGKDASLKTHVRDLIVLPEMVGTKINVHNGKEFVAIEIKPDMIGHYLGEFAITNKPVRHGTPGIGASRSSMYVPLK, from the coding sequence ATGCCAAAAGAATTTAGTTACCGCGGACACAGCTTGGAAAGCTTAGCAGGCATGTCAATGGATGAATTCATCAACCTGCTTCCTTCCCGCCAACGAAGAAGCCTACAGCGAGGACTAACACCAGAACAACGCATACTACTAGAGAAACTGCGCAAAGTCAAAGAAGCCCAGCAGAACGGCAAAGACGCCAGTCTCAAAACACACGTTCGCGATTTGATTGTCCTACCCGAAATGGTTGGAACAAAAATCAACGTGCACAACGGCAAAGAATTCGTTGCTATCGAAATAAAGCCTGACATGATAGGTCACTATCTAGGTGAATTTGCAATCACTAACAAGCCAGTGCGTCACGGAACTCCAGGTATCGGTGCTTCACGGTCATCAATGTATGTGCCGCTGAAATAA
- a CDS encoding 50S ribosomal protein L44e yields MNVPKEVKTYCPKCKTHQAHAVSLYKAGKRRALAVGERHHKREKKGYGGQKYPLQREFTKTTKKQTFRLKCKTCGFMRHKEGIRLRKVAIQ; encoded by the coding sequence GTGAACGTTCCCAAAGAAGTAAAGACTTACTGTCCGAAATGTAAAACTCATCAAGCTCACGCTGTTAGTCTCTACAAGGCTGGAAAAAGAAGAGCCTTGGCAGTTGGCGAACGCCACCACAAACGAGAAAAGAAAGGTTACGGTGGCCAGAAATATCCCCTGCAAAGAGAATTCACCAAAACCACAAAAAAACAAACCTTCCGCTTAAAATGCAAAACTTGCGGTTTTATGCGTCACAAAGAAGGCATCCGCCTACGAAAAGTAGCTATACAATAA
- a CDS encoding translation initiation factor IF-2 subunit alpha: MAERKPEWPEAGDLVIATVETVTDYGAYAKLDEYDKRGLLHVSEISSSWIRNIRDFVREGQKVVLKVLRVDFEKGHIDLSLRRVTKRERIEKVLSWKKERKAEALLRGVAEKLSLPPEDDAIEKAAIAMDDKFFGLYEGFEKAVKEGPEVLTKIGIPENIAKVFVEVAQERIHVKMVKVKGVLEIHCMKPNGVKLIKEAFAKVKAEKIKGSEVRFYVIAAPKYSIEALAENYKKAEEVLQKAADNVISNITKVGGQGTFRREK, from the coding sequence ATGGCTGAGCGTAAGCCCGAATGGCCAGAAGCTGGCGATCTTGTAATTGCTACAGTTGAGACTGTAACTGATTATGGTGCTTATGCTAAACTTGACGAATATGATAAACGTGGGTTGCTTCACGTTTCCGAAATTTCTTCTTCTTGGATACGTAACATCCGCGATTTTGTGCGTGAAGGACAAAAAGTTGTCCTCAAAGTTCTCCGCGTAGACTTTGAAAAAGGACACATTGACCTTTCCTTAAGGCGAGTAACGAAAAGGGAACGAATCGAAAAAGTTCTTTCCTGGAAAAAAGAGCGCAAAGCAGAAGCCCTGCTTCGTGGTGTAGCAGAAAAGTTGTCTCTGCCACCTGAAGATGATGCCATAGAAAAGGCCGCTATAGCTATGGATGACAAATTTTTTGGTTTGTATGAGGGTTTTGAAAAAGCAGTTAAAGAAGGACCTGAAGTTCTCACAAAAATTGGTATACCTGAAAATATTGCCAAAGTTTTTGTTGAAGTAGCGCAAGAACGTATTCACGTTAAAATGGTTAAAGTTAAAGGCGTACTTGAAATCCACTGCATGAAACCAAACGGTGTGAAACTAATCAAGGAAGCTTTCGCGAAGGTTAAAGCAGAAAAAATTAAAGGTTCCGAAGTCCGATTTTATGTTATTGCAGCGCCAAAATACAGCATTGAAGCCTTAGCTGAAAATTACAAGAAGGCTGAAGAGGTTCTGCAGAAAGCAGCCGACAATGTCATATCAAACATTACCAAAGTTGGCGGACAAGGCACCTTTAGAAGGGAAAAATAA